A genome region from Rattus norvegicus strain BN/NHsdMcwi chromosome 17, GRCr8, whole genome shotgun sequence includes the following:
- the LOC120097805 gene encoding uncharacterized protein LOC120097805 isoform X2 gives MPVILTEQLEEGPSIFPLPNQDTAKVKDLIFRQKPYGHPDQVAYIVTWESLAFSPPPWAEPFVDPNWLPVSPKPVSPSPPDPLVASSSLYPALTKEESPKVPPPKPVLPEDPNSPLIDLLLEEPPPYPVPTAPPREEEVEPPARPRLEAAPSPVAGRLRGRREVTPDSTSQAFPLRQGAGGQMQYWPFSAADIYNWKQHNPPFSKDPVALTNLIESVLLTHQPTWDDIQQLLQALLTSEEKQRVLLEARKHVLGDNGRPTLLPEEIDDAFPLTRPDWDFTTAESRRHLRLYRQLLLAGLRGAARRPTNLAQVKQVVQEAAETPSAFLERLKEAYRMYTPYDPDDPGQMTNVSMSFIWQAAPDIRD, from the coding sequence GTTAAGGACCTGATTTTCCGCCAGAAGCCGTACGGACACCCTGACCAGGTGGCCTACATTGTCACCTGGGAGAGCTTGGCATTTAGCCCTCCTCCTTGGGCAGAACCCtttgtggacccgaattggcttcctgtttcccctaaacctgtttccccgagcccacctgaccctttggttgcttcttcctctctctatcctgctctaactaaggaagagtctcccaaagtccctcccccgaaacctgtcctcccagaggacccaaattctccccttatagatctcctgttggaagaacctcctccgtaccctgtacctacagccccgccaagagaagaggaagtggagccgCCTGCTAGACCTCGACTCGAGGCGGCCCCTTCCCCTGTGGCTGGAAGACTTCGGGGACGACGCGAGGTGACgccagactccacctcccaggcctTTCCGCTTAGACAAGGGGCTGGCGGCCAGATGCAATACTGGCCATTCTCAGCGGCCGACatatataactggaaacaacacaaccccccCTTTTCTAAGGATCCGGTGGCTCTTACCAACCTGATAGAATCTGTCTTGCTtacccatcagcccacttgggatgatatacagcaacttttacaggccctcctgacctctgaggagaagcagagagtgctcttagaggccaggaaacatgttttgGGGGACAATGGACGCCCCACCTTGCTCCCGGAAGAGATCGATGACGCATTCCCACTTACGAGACCTGATTGGGATTTCACCACGGCTGAAAGTAggagacacctacgcctttatcgccagttgctcctagcgggtctccgaggggcggcacgacgccccaccaatttggctcaggtgaaacaagtggtacaagaggctgcggagactccctcagccttcctagagagacttaaggaagctTATCGCATGTATACCCCTTATGATCCAGATGatccaggacaaatgacaaatgtctccatgtccttcatctggcaggcagcaCCAGATATCAGAGACTAG
- the LOC120097805 gene encoding uncharacterized protein LOC120097805 isoform X3 → MVAAIAVLTKDAGKLTLGQPLTILAPHAVEALIKQPPDRWLSNSRMTHYQALLLDAERVQFGPVVALNPATLLPLPEEAEQHDCLQILAEVHGTRPDLSDRPLQDADHTWYTDGSSYLVNGERKAGAAVTTKDKVIWASALPVGTSAQRAELIALTQALKMAEGKRLNVYTDSRYAFATAHIHGEIYRRRGLLTSEGKDIKNKTEILALLAALFLPKRLSIIHCPGHQKGHSPEARGNRLADVSAREAAMGTQVLSLKDQDQPTSPQPEQTGWLYTTEDTKLLQKMGAVWCPQLKRWVYTGKTVMPTKMTFELISYLHKLTHLGLKKMKTLLRREEIDT, encoded by the coding sequence atGGTGGCAGCCATTGCCGTCCTAACTAAAGACGCTGGGAAGTTGACCTTGgggcagccactcaccatcctggcaccccatgcagtggaggctttgataaaacagccccctgaccgctggctctctaattcccgcatgacccactaccaagccttgctacTGGATGCGGAACGGGTCCAGTTTGGGCCCGTGGTCGCTctcaacccagccactctgcttcctttgccagaggaggcagaacagcacgactgtctgcagatccttgcagaagtacatggaaccagaccAGACCTATCGGACCGACCTCTCCAGGATGCTGACCATACGTGGTATACCGATGGTAGCAGCTACTTGGTGAACGGGGAACGGAAAGCTGGAGCCGCGGTCACTACGAAGGACAAAGTGATCTGGGCAAGCGCCTTGCCTGTTGGTACCTCCGCACAGCGGGCTGAACTCATTGCCTTAACCCAGGCGCTCAAAATGGCAGAAGGTAAGAGgctgaatgtatatacagacagccgctacGCCTTTGCTACAGCACACATCCATGGAGAGATCTACCGGAGaagagggctgctcacatctgagggtaaggacattaagaacaagactgaaattctggccctcctggcagctctgttcctaccaaaaagactgagcattatacattgcccagggcatcagaagggACACAGCCCCGAGGCACGGGGAAATCGGCTAGCTGATGTCTCAGCGCGTGAGGCCGCCATGGGCACCCAAGTTCTGTCCTTAAAAGACCAAGATCAACCCACGTCTCCACAGCCGGAACAGACCGGTTGGCTCTACACCACAGAGGACACAAAGCTCCTACAGAAAATGGGGGCCGTTTGGTGCCCACAACTAAAACGGTgggtctacacagggaaaacagttatgcctacaaagatgacctttgaattaatctcctacctacataaattaacacacctgggactcaagaagatgaagaccctcttaagacgagaagagattgacacctaA